The DNA segment CGGTGGGGAGTTTGATCGCGCTGTCGGCGGTTCTGGCGGCCTGGCTGATTGGCAAAATGGGAGGAGCGGGGGCGTCCGGTGCGGTGATGATTTTCTGCAGTCTGATCGCCATGGCGATCTGCGGTGCGACCGGGGCGTTCAGCGGGCTGATGATCACCCGTTTCCGTATTCCGCCTTTTATCGCCACGCTGGCGATGATGCAGGTTGCGGCGGGAGTGGCGTATATTATCTCGCAGGGGAAACCGATTTATCAACTTCCGGAAAATTTCATTCTTCTCGGCCGCGGCGCAGAACCGTTTTTGAAGATTCCTTACGCGGTTATCCTGATGGTAATTTTGTATATTCTGGCGCAACTGGTGATGTCGCGGACGACCCTGGGGCGGTACATCTATGCGGTCGGGGGGAACATGGAAGCGGCGCGGCTGGCGGGGATCCGGGTCAACGGCATACTATTTTTTGTTTATACTCTCTGCGGAATACTGGCCGGTCTGGGCGGGATAATTATGGCGTCGCAGTTGCGAAGCGGGGCCCCGACCTACGGCCTGACCTATGAATTGTATGTAATCGCGGCGGTGGTGGTCGGGGGAACCAGTTTGAGCGGGGGCGAGGGGCGGATATTCGGAACCCTGATCGGGGCCTTCATTATCGCCGTCATACAGAACGGGATGAACCTGACCAATGTCGAGACCTATACGCAGAAGGTAGTTCTTGGTCTGGTTATTTTGGGAGCGGTACTTCTGGATCGGATGAAACAGCAGGGATTTAAGATAAAATTCTTCAAGAGTATTTAACGGATTATTAAAAAGAGGAATTGGTGTATGCGCAAATATTTGGCAGTACTTCTTGCCGCCGCGGTGACGGCGCTGACGATGGCGAACGGTTTCGCCCAGAGCGACGAGCCGGTTCAGAAACCGCGCCGGTTGTATGTGGTCGGGGTCTCGCATCTCGACACGCAGTGGCGCTGGACAATTCAGAATACGATCGACGAATATATCCCCAACACGTTCCGGGATAATTTCAAACTGATGGACTTGTACCCCAATTATGTTTTCAGTTTCGAGGGGGCCTTCAAGTACATGCTTTATAAGGAGTACTATCCCGAAGAGTACAAGCGCCTGAAGCCGTATATCGACCGGGGACAATGGCGGCTGGCCGGGTGCTGGGTCGATCCGGTCGATGTGAATATGCCGTCGATGGAGTCACTGGTGCGGCAAGCGCTATACGGCAACGGATATTTCAAAGAGGAATTCGGGAAGACGAGCAAGGATATCCTTCTGCCGGACTGTTTCGGTTTCGGCTACACGTTGCCATCGATCGGCGCCCATTGCGGAATCAAGAGTTTTTCGACCCAGAAACTTTCCTGGGGATCGTCGGTGGGGGTGCCGTTCGATATCGGGCTGTGGGAAGGGATCGATGGCTCGACGCTGGTATCGGCCTTAAATCCGGGGGCTTATGTTACCCAGATCAAGGCCGATTTGAGCCGTGACACGCTCTGGCGGGCGAAAATCGACAGCCAGGGGGCGCGGAGCGGCCTCTATGCCGATTATATGTATTTCGGGACCGGCGATGTCGGCGGGGCGCCCGATTCCCTGTCGGTCGATTGGCTGGCCAAATCCGAAAAGAGCGAAGGCCCGCTTACCGTGAAAAATATCGGGTCCGACGATCTGGCCGATTTGATTCCTCAAGACAGTACCATTCATCTCCCACGGTACAAAGGGGAACTTCTGATGACCCGTCACGGTGTCGGGTGCTACAGTTCCCAGGCGGCGATGAAGCGCTGGAACCGGAAAAATGAACTTCTGGCCGAGGCCGCCGAAAAAGCGGCGGTTCTTGCGGTGCTGAATACGGATTATAAGTATCCGGGCGAGGCCTTCAAGGAGAACTGGATCCGCTTTTTGTGGCACCAGTTCCACGACGATCTGACCGGCACCAGCATTCCCGAGGCGTATCAATTCTCGTGGAACGATGAAATCCTCTGCCAGAATCGTCTCGGCGCCATTCTGGAAAATGCGTCCGAGGCGGTTTCATCGGCTCTCAACACAAAGGTCAAAGGAACCCCGATCGTGGTATATAATCCTCTGGCGGTCGAGCGCGAAGATGCGGTCGAGGCGACCGTTGTTTTCGACGGCCCGGCCCCCTCGGCGATACAAGTTTTTGACCCGTCAGGGAAGGAAACCCCGTCACAAATTCTGGCATCATACGGTGACAGTCTGAAAATATTATTTCTGGCCAAGATACCGTCGGCGGGATACGGGGTGTTCGATGCAATCCCGGCCAAAGGCGCTTCGAAATTTAAAAATACTCTCAATATCTCAAATCAGGTGCTGGGCAGCGAGCGGTATGTCGTGAGTATCGACAGCACCGGGGATATATCCGATATCTATGACAATTTACTGAAACAGCATCTTTTGTCGTCGCCGCTTCGCTGGCAACTTCTGCATGACAAACCGAAACAATGGCCAGCCTGGGAAATTCAGTATGATGATATCATCGCCGCGCCGGTCGGTTATGTCGGCGGAAAACCGGAAATCCGGATTCTGGAATGGGGGCCGGTGCGGGCCAGTCTGGAAATTATTCGTCATGAAGGAGAATCGGAATTCAAGTCGGTCATCAGTCTTTATTCAGGCGGAGCCGCGGATAGAATCGATATCGCCAACGAGGTCGATTGGTACGAAAAAGAGACCCTCCTGAAAGCGGCGTTCAAATTCAATTCATATAGCGACAGTGTTACCTACGATTTGGGTCTGGGAACAATCAAGCGCGGTTTGAATCAGCCGAAACTGTACGAGGTCCCGGCTCAGGAATGGGCCGATATGACTTCGCAGGATGGCCGGTACGGCGTGACGGTTATGAACGACTGCAAGTACGGTTGGGATCATCCCGATTCGGCCACTTTGCGCCTTTCGCTCATTCATACGCCGGGCGTGTATGACTCCTGGTCGTGGGTGGGGGATCAAAGTTCGCAGGATCTGGGGCACCACCAATTTGCCTATGCCATCATGGCCCACGGCGGCGACTGGCGCGACGGCGGCGCGGTCGAGGCGGCGGCCCGTTTCAATCAGCCGCTTATATCATTCCAGCCGTCGAGCCATGCCGGAGCGCTCGGCCGGGAAGTTTCAATTGTCAGTGTCGGTCATGGCAAAGACAAAAGGGAGAAGCCATCGATCCTGGTTAGCGCCATGAAAAAATCAGAAACAGGGGACGCTCTAATTATCCGGGTGCGCGAGTTAAACGGAACGGGAGCGGAAGAAATTTCGGTGCAGTTTATTCGCCCGGTGATTGAGGCATACGAAGTCAACGGGCTGGAAGAAAAAATCGGCCCGGCGGAAGTTCTTAAGGGACAACTTCTGGTATCGCTCTCTGCGTATCAGCCGAAAGCGTACGCGGTGCGGCTCGGGGGGAATTCGCCCCAAGTGAAATATGCGGGGGAATACGCCTCGGTGGTTTTACCGTACAATCTCGACGGGGTAAGTTATGATGACAACCGGAAGGACGGCGATTTCGACGGTCAGGGGCACACGCTGGTCGGGGAGTTGCTCCCGGATACGGTAAATTATCTGGGAATACCGTTTGTCACCGGCCCCAAGAATGCCGGAGCCAAAAATGTATTGAGTTCGCAGGGACAAAAATTGGAGATTCCGGCGGGTTCATACAATAGGCTGTATATCCTGGCGGCGGCGGTCGGCGGCCCGGCGCGGGGTCTGTTTGAATTGACAGGGGCAAATAAAAAGACAGTGGATTCCGTCTGGGTGCCCGATTACGCCGAATTTCTGGGGCAATGGAACAATCGGCTGGTTTTCGGCGGTCTGGCGGAAAACAAGGGGGAAATCGAACCGTCATACATAATTCAAACTCCGGTCGCCTGGACCGGCACACACCGTCACAACGATAGCGCCAATGGAGCATATCAATACACCAATATGTTCTGTCTGGAGTTGGCTCTTCCGGAAGGTAACGCAACGGTGCAACTGCCGGATAATCCAAGAATCAAAATCATGGCGGCGACGGCCGGAGTCGAACGTGATGCCGTATTCCGTCCGGCGACGGCTTTGTCCGACCGAGCGAATAATTCTTTCGCCCGGATAAAAGCGGAGCGGAAAAGTTTTATCGATTCCCTGATGGTGCAGATGGACAGCCCCGTTCCCGGCGGGACTATTCGGTACACGCTTGATTCGGGTGAGCCGACAGAAAACTCTCCGCTTTATGCCGGTCCGGTTACCGTCAAGGAGACGACCACTCTTAAGGCCCGCTCTTTTCTGCCGGGGACCGATGACAGGCATGTAACAGAGGTCACATTTAAGAAACTGGCGCCGCGCGATCCGGTGACGGTAAAGAAGCCGGTGCCCGGCCTCAAGTGCATTTATTACGAAGGGGAATGGCAGAGACTGCCGAATTTCGATTCGCTGACCGCGGTCAAGGACACGGTCTGGAGCACGGTGGCGATTCCCGGCTTTGCCCGTCCCGAGGATTACGCCTTGGTTTTCACCGGATTTGTCAAGGTCCCGACCGACGGATTGTATGACTTCTTTATCGGGTCCGATGACGGGAGCCGCCTGATGGTCGACGATTCCGCGATCGCTGATAATGACGGGATTCACGGCGATGGCGAAGTATCATGCGAGGTTGCCCTGAAGGCGGGACTTCATCCGATTAGAGTATTCATGTTCCAGGCCAAGGGCGGGCAGGCGCTTTCGCTATCGTACCGGGGTCCCGGTATCAAGAAGCAGTCGGTGCCGCCGGAAGCGTTTTTTCATCCGGGTAAATAGACCTTAGATTTGGCCAAATAAGGGCATTTCGATTCGGAAATATTCAATCCGGACCGGGGTGCCCATTTTTTTATAATTCGGGTCATTTTCATCCGCAATCACCCGATAAAAAATTATTGGGCGCCGATTTTCGAGGACAATTCCGAAAATTAAATCCTTGTTCCGACGAAACACTTTTTACGGGTGCAGGTTGCCTGACAGAAAACGGCGTTTCAATCTGAAACGGTCTCTTTCACCGGCTATTCCGAAATCATCGGATCGAAATTGATATAGGGAAATTTACAGATTTTGCGGGCTAAAGATGTTTAAGTCCCCCGCTGTTTCGGCCGATAAAAATATCTAAAAGGGACAAGGCTAAAGGCTTTAAAAATAACCGAGTTATGACTTCCAGGCTTCTAAAAATAATTATTCTTTTTCTGACGATAGTGGCGCCTGCCGGCGCCACCGTCTATTATGTATCGCCGACCGGTGATGATGCCGCCAGTGGACTAACACCGTCGGACGCCTGGTTATCAATCGATAACTACAGTGCTCGTATGGAACCGGGGGATACGGTAAATATCCTGCCCGGAACATATGAGATAACAAAAATGATCGATATAAAGGCCCGCGGCACAGGGTCGGCTCCCGTAGTCTATCGAGGATTCGGCGGACGGCCCCTGATTACCGGAACGGTGACCGATGATCCATGGCTGCTGCTGGAAGAATCTTGCGTCATAGTTGAAAATATAGAAATGGCCGGCGCCGTCAAAAGCGGCATTTTTATTAAAAAGGATTCCAGTATTGTCACCGACTGCTATTTGCATGATATTGGAACGGTTGCCATTCGCGTGGACGGCTCTTATAATCTGGTGCAGAGAAATGTCATTGCCCGTGCCAAATCATACGGAATTTATAATATAAAAGGAGCCAAATATAACCGCTTTTACGGTAATACCGTCTATGATGCTCTTTCGGGGGTAAGTATTCAGGTTAATGAGGCAACCGCGCGCATCATAAACAATGTCGCCGTATCATGCAATCTCGGTATCGCCGGGGTCGCGGGAAATATCTGCGCCTTCAATCTTCTCTGGGACAATAAATCCGGACAGTATTTCGGCGGGGCGGTCGATTCCGCGGGGGGAACGATTGCCGACCCGCTCTTTGTCGATACCGCTTCGGGTGATTTTCATCTTAATTTCGGATCCCCGGCCATCGACGCCGGCATGAATCTCGATTACGTCTATACCGGACTGCGGCCCGACATCGGGGCCCTTGAGACCGGCGAACTGACTCGGTTGGAGATTGTACCGTCACGAGATACGCTCTGCGCCGATTCCGCATATCAGTTCGATGTTATCGCTTATGACAGCGCCGACGGTCCGGCACCGAGGGGAAACCTGCTGTGGTCGCATACTTTCGCCACGGGGAATATCGATGCCGGCGGGCTTTTCACGCCGATCGGCACCGGATCGGGGCGGATAGTGGTCAATTCCGACCTGGGGGGTGTAACCGCGCAGACCGATCTTATTTATATCCGGCCGGGGGTGCTGACCGGATTATCGATTTCACCTGACACTCTTACTATCACCGCCGGAACCAGCCAAATTTTCACGGCTCTGGGGCGGGATAAAAATGCCATTGAAGTTTCCGAAACCGGAAATCTGACCTGGTCGGTCATTGGAAATATCGGGGACATCGATTCTTCGGGACTATTCACGGCGCAACGGACGGGCCAAGGAATAATTCAGGTCGAAAGTGATCTGGGGTTTATGGCGACCAGTGATACGATAACGGTCACCGCCGGAGCCCCGGCCTATCTGAAGGTTCTTCCCGCCACCAATATTGTTCAAACCCTTTTAACCTATCAATATGCCGCGTTTCTTTATGATATCGACTCCAACCTGATCGGCGACTTTACCGATTCCGTTTCGTGGTCCACCACGGATTTGGTCGGCAATATCAGTGCCTCCGGATTATATACTGCCGGGCCTCTGGGGAATTACTGGGTTAAGGCTTCGTACAATGCCTTTGGTGATTCGGGATATGTTTCGGTGGTTCTCGCCGGGGGATTGCATCATGTCCGGATTGAATATTTCGACGGGACTCCGGTCGATTCGGTGGATCTTTCGTCCGATATCGACACCACGCATTTGTATGCCCGGGGCTATACTTTGACCGACGCCCTGATAGGCGATGTTTCAGTCGATTGGAGCATCGTTGGGCCGGATTCGGTCGCCTCGCTGACGCCGCCTGTCGGAACGAATACAGAACTTCGGCTCAATAAATTGGGCGACATCAAAGTAGCCATACTCCATTCCTCGGGAATGACCGATACCAGCGGAATGATAACGGTAATTTCCGGCGAGGCCGCATCATTATTATTTGAGCCGGAGACGGTCACATTGACGGCCGGCGATACGCTTACTTTCGCCGTCACGTCCCTTGATGCCGACAATAATGTTCTTAATCCGCAGCCGGTTCCAGCGTGGAGTGTCTCCGGCGGTATCGGCACGATCGACGGTTCGGGGTTATTTACGGCCGCTTCGGTCGGCCAGGGAAGAATTGTGGTGACGGCGGGCGGGTTCACTGACTCCAGCGGTCAAGTTATTGTAACGCCGGGGGCTCTGGCATCGATTAATATCGAACCCGATTCCGTTGCAGTTGGAATAGGTGATACCATTCAATTTATAGCGGTCGGCCTTGACGGGTCCGGAAATGCCACATCGCCGGGCAATATTATTTGGAAAGCGCTGGGGTTAATCGGCAAAATCGACAGTAGCGGCCGCTATATCGCGGAACATCCGGGTATCGGCGCCGTCACCGCCGAAAATGAAGCGGCCGGGATAGCCGACACTACCCTGGATTTACGGGTAGAAGAGTTATTTTTCACCACCATACCGGCGGGCAACCAAAAGATTCAGCCCGACGGCGATGAGGCGACAATCGCCGAATTTAGCATCGACAATTATTTCACGCAAATAAAGACGATTACTTCGATAACGATCCGCGACCTGTCCACCGGCGCCGGAACGATCGATGAACTGGCGGGCAATATGGTGGCGGCGCGGGTTTATCTCGATACCGACGGCGATTCGGTACGGACGGCAGCCGATTCCTTACTGGGAGAGACTTTGTATGGGCCCGACCAGATGACTTTCACCGTACCCGCGATCGATATTGCGCCGGACAGCGGCCGGACATTTATGGTCACGGCCCGGTCGGCACGATACGCCCGCGACGGCGACTCAGTTGATATCGCGCTTATTCCCGGAGTCGATATTGAAACGGCCGATTATACCATAGTCGCCGGCCCGGCTCTTTCGAATTCCATCGGCGTCACCGAGGTTGACGGTATGGTGGCCGGCCAGATGGAAGTTGTGCCGATGGGGAACAGGGCAGTCGGATGGGCGGACAGCATGGCGCTCTGCCTGGCGGTTGACCTGCCGCGGAACGGGTATCAATCCGATACCCTGATCGGGCTGGAAATTAAAAATGGCGGATCTGCGACCGTGACCGATTTTGACTCCCTGTCACTCTTTGCCGACAATGGCGATGGTATCTGGAACGGTGCGGCCAATGAGATTCCTCTCGGGCGGCTGGTCTTCAATGGCGAAAACTGGTCGCGGGGCGGTCTGACATTCGCTCTCAATAATGTTTCCAACCGGTTGTATGTCGCATCGAGGATCGCGCGATTTTCACGCGACGGGGCGACAATCAATCTTGAAATTCCGATGCAGGGAATCAGGGTGATGTCCGATAATGACGGGCCTCTCGATCAAGCCGTGGTTTGTCCGGATATTCTTACTATCGCCGGAACCCAAGCGGTTCTGGTCGAAGCGGTTCCGATTACGACCCGGGCCTGTGTGCCCGGTCTCAATAGCGGGCCGATGCTGGCGGTGACTCTGACCAACGGCTATTCCGATAATGTAACGCTCAATACCTGCTCGTTCACTTTTGTCGGGATCGATCCGGCAGGCGGAACCGGCGCCCAGATCGCCAGCCAGATCGATTCGGTCTATCTCTACCGGAATCGGGATAACGATCCTGCATCCATATCAGCGGCGGATACGTTGCTGGCATCGGGTATTCTGGCGCTGGGCAAGGCGACTTTCAATATTTCCGATCTGGAATTATCAAGCGGGGGCGGTACATGCACGGTCATGGTGGCGGCCAAATTGAGTTTGCGCAATGCCAAAAATGCCAATACGATCGCTTTTGCTTTGGCGGACACCTCGGCTATAATCTGCGCTCAGCCGGTTCGCCTGAGCGGGACCTTCCCGCTGGCCAATCCGGTGACTTTTACCATAAATGCCTTTCCGGCCGCGGCCGTCACGGTGCATTCTCTGCCGGTCACCAATCTCTATGCCGGATTGAGCAACCAGCCGGTTCTGGATTTCGAAATTCCGCGCAACGGTTATGCGATTGACCGCCTGACGGAAATCAATCTGGCTAATACCGGTTCTCTCACCGACAAATCAGTTTTCGATAATATCCGGCTGTGGCAGGATCTTACCGGTAACGGATATAGTACCGATGACGTATTGATCGGGGCCTTCAAGGCGGTCAGCGAACACTGGCGGCTGGACGGCATCAGCGCCGCCCTTAGTCTGCCGTCGAATCGTTTTGTCGTGACAGTAAGTGTCAATGCATTGCAGTCGTACGGCGGAACGCTCCGGTTTGGAATAATGCAATCCGGGGCAAAGTATCTCTCCGGCACCACCGGTCCCGATGACGCCGCGGTGCAAAACGCCACCTCGCTTCTGCTTTTCCCGTCTAACCGGATTACGGCTATTTCAATCCCGACCGGCGCCAAAGTGGTGGCCCCCGGCTCCTCCGGCCATACCGTCATGGCTTTCGCTCTCTATAACGGGTATCTGGACCAGACCAAGACCTTGACCCAGGTTACCTTCACGAATAATTCGTACTCGGTGGGGACGCCCGATTTTGCCGACCATGAACTCGGGCAAGTTTCTTTATACTGGGATATCGATAAGAATCGCGTTTTCGATAATGATCAATTGATGGGAACGGGGCTTTTTGCCGACGGCATATTGAAAATCGAGGGATTCAAAGCGTCGCTGGCCTCCGAATCGCTGGCTTATTTCTTCGTGGTTTGCGATCTGCCGCTCGACTTGAATGATGCCGACAGTCTCGCGGTATCGGTCGTGCAGCCGTCCGATTTTGTCTTTTCGGATGTGGTCAATCTCAACGGCGACCTGCCGCTTTCGGGCGAGGGCCATCTGGTGATCGACGGCTCCATAAGGCGTCAATATCAATTGCACGGCCCCAACGGGCGGTCGCTCTCTCCGGGGGACAGTAATGTGGTCCTGATGGTTTTCACCCCCGCTTACAACGGGGATCAGAATGACCAATTGAACCAAATCACGCTTGAAAATCTCGGCACCGCCGATACCGCCTCGATTGCGAATCTCAAATTATGGCGCGACGTCAACGGCGATTTTAAACTCGACGGGGGCGATATTGAAGCCGGAACATTTATATATAATAATGGAAGCTGGCTGGCGCAAAGCCTGGCGATGCCGATTTCCGGCCCGGCTCCGGTTCTGATGATAACGGGCGATGTCCCGACAGAAGCGCTTTCGGGAGCCACCTTCTGCGGAGCCATTCCCGTCCTTGGATGCAGTTACCAGTCATATAACGACGGCCCGATCGACTCATCGCTGACGGCTTCGGGAACCTTCACGGTGTCGGCGTCGGACCTGCGGGTCTCAATCGAGCCGCTTCGTTCCAGTTATTCGGTGGGGCAGGGAATAGATGTGGCGATGGCGATTACGAATAAATCGGCGGGGCAACTCGATTCGATTCTCGCCGAAGTTGTCGAGACAATAAATCCCCAACTGGTGCGCCTTGACAGCAGTACCGCCGGCCCAGTCAACCTGCCATCGTCGGAAATATTTATCTGTCATTACTATTTCACGGCTCTGGGCGACGGCGACGTATTGTGGCGGCTTCGCTCCCGCGCCCTTTCGACCGGCGACTCTTCGGTCGTAGTGCAGACGCCGACGGTGTCGATTCAGCGCGGTATTTCGCCGGTTCTATTGTCCCTTCTGAATACCAGCCCGACCGCCGTAACCAAGGGACAGACCAATATTTTCCCGCTGAACCTGTCGTGCCCGCATCCCGACACCGGCAGCAATTATGCGCCACTGACGCTATCAAGTTTGAAACTTCGGGTCATCGACGGGCAGGGGAATCCGGTTGCCGCCGCCAATCTTTTCAGCCGCATGGTTGTCGCCACCGGTCTGGAAATCCTTTCGGTGGTGCAGACCGTGCCGAGTCAGTCCGATATTCTATTCTCCTTCAATTCGCCATTGATAATTCTCCCCGGGACGATGCAGAATTTAATGCTGATGGTTGACATCGCAACCGACGCGACGGTCGCGAATTTCATGATTTCGGTGGACAGCGCGTCCTGGGTACCGTTCCGAGATTATAACACCTCCCAGGTTGTACCGCACGCGGCGGGTGTAATTTATCCTATCCGGACCTCGCCGACCCGGGTCGATGCGCCCTCGCAGCAGGTGGCGGTATCGGCCGAATCGTGCACCCTGCCGACGGTTAATTTCCTCCAGCAGGGGGTCGATGTTTTGAAGCTGGTGTTCCGTCATACCGGTCTGCCCGGCAGTTCGGCTGCGCAGATCACCAAACTGACTCTCGCGGTGGTCGATTCGTCCGGGGCACCGCTGGCGGCGGGGGACCTGTTCGACCGGATTACGATCCGCAGGCAAAATTATCTGGTCGGGGATCTGACGCCCTTATCCCAGGATTATTCGCCCCAGCAGATTTCGCTTTCGGCGCCGCTCAATTTGAATCCCGAAGAAATAGACTCATTATATATAGAAGTATCGATTAAATCGGCCGCCACGGCTTCCGGATTCAAACTTCAAATTTCCGACAGCACCTGTTTCGTGGCGCGCGATCTGAACACCGGTTCGCCTCTTCTGACAATCACCGATACGGAACTGGCCAGCGGCACGGTTTTCCCGATTATCTC comes from the Candidatus Zixiibacteriota bacterium genome and includes:
- a CDS encoding exported hypothetical protein (Evidence 5 : Unknown function); its protein translation is MTSRLLKIIILFLTIVAPAGATVYYVSPTGDDAASGLTPSDAWLSIDNYSARMEPGDTVNILPGTYEITKMIDIKARGTGSAPVVYRGFGGRPLITGTVTDDPWLLLEESCVIVENIEMAGAVKSGIFIKKDSSIVTDCYLHDIGTVAIRVDGSYNLVQRNVIARAKSYGIYNIKGAKYNRFYGNTVYDALSGVSIQVNEATARIINNVAVSCNLGIAGVAGNICAFNLLWDNKSGQYFGGAVDSAGGTIADPLFVDTASGDFHLNFGSPAIDAGMNLDYVYTGLRPDIGALETGELTRLEIVPSRDTLCADSAYQFDVIAYDSADGPAPRGNLLWSHTFATGNIDAGGLFTPIGTGSGRIVVNSDLGGVTAQTDLIYIRPGVLTGLSISPDTLTITAGTSQIFTALGRDKNAIEVSETGNLTWSVIGNIGDIDSSGLFTAQRTGQGIIQVESDLGFMATSDTITVTAGAPAYLKVLPATNIVQTLLTYQYAAFLYDIDSNLIGDFTDSVSWSTTDLVGNISASGLYTAGPLGNYWVKASYNAFGDSGYVSVVLAGGLHHVRIEYFDGTPVDSVDLSSDIDTTHLYARGYTLTDALIGDVSVDWSIVGPDSVASLTPPVGTNTELRLNKLGDIKVAILHSSGMTDTSGMITVISGEAASLLFEPETVTLTAGDTLTFAVTSLDADNNVLNPQPVPAWSVSGGIGTIDGSGLFTAASVGQGRIVVTAGGFTDSSGQVIVTPGALASINIEPDSVAVGIGDTIQFIAVGLDGSGNATSPGNIIWKALGLIGKIDSSGRYIAEHPGIGAVTAENEAAGIADTTLDLRVEELFFTTIPAGNQKIQPDGDEATIAEFSIDNYFTQIKTITSITIRDLSTGAGTIDELAGNMVAARVYLDTDGDSVRTAADSLLGETLYGPDQMTFTVPAIDIAPDSGRTFMVTARSARYARDGDSVDIALIPGVDIETADYTIVAGPALSNSIGVTEVDGMVAGQMEVVPMGNRAVGWADSMALCLAVDLPRNGYQSDTLIGLEIKNGGSATVTDFDSLSLFADNGDGIWNGAANEIPLGRLVFNGENWSRGGLTFALNNVSNRLYVASRIARFSRDGATINLEIPMQGIRVMSDNDGPLDQAVVCPDILTIAGTQAVLVEAVPITTRACVPGLNSGPMLAVTLTNGYSDNVTLNTCSFTFVGIDPAGGTGAQIASQIDSVYLYRNRDNDPASISAADTLLASGILALGKATFNISDLELSSGGGTCTVMVAAKLSLRNAKNANTIAFALADTSAIICAQPVRLSGTFPLANPVTFTINAFPAAAVTVHSLPVTNLYAGLSNQPVLDFEIPRNGYAIDRLTEINLANTGSLTDKSVFDNIRLWQDLTGNGYSTDDVLIGAFKAVSEHWRLDGISAALSLPSNRFVVTVSVNALQSYGGTLRFGIMQSGAKYLSGTTGPDDAAVQNATSLLLFPSNRITAISIPTGAKVVAPGSSGHTVMAFALYNGYLDQTKTLTQVTFTNNSYSVGTPDFADHELGQVSLYWDIDKNRVFDNDQLMGTGLFADGILKIEGFKASLASESLAYFFVVCDLPLDLNDADSLAVSVVQPSDFVFSDVVNLNGDLPLSGEGHLVIDGSIRRQYQLHGPNGRSLSPGDSNVVLMVFTPAYNGDQNDQLNQITLENLGTADTASIANLKLWRDVNGDFKLDGGDIEAGTFIYNNGSWLAQSLAMPISGPAPVLMITGDVPTEALSGATFCGAIPVLGCSYQSYNDGPIDSSLTASGTFTVSASDLRVSIEPLRSSYSVGQGIDVAMAITNKSAGQLDSILAEVVETINPQLVRLDSSTAGPVNLPSSEIFICHYYFTALGDGDVLWRLRSRALSTGDSSVVVQTPTVSIQRGISPVLLSLLNTSPTAVTKGQTNIFPLNLSCPHPDTGSNYAPLTLSSLKLRVIDGQGNPVAAANLFSRMVVATGLEILSVVQTVPSQSDILFSFNSPLIILPGTMQNLMLMVDIATDATVANFMISVDSASWVPFRDYNTSQVVPHAAGVIYPIRTSPTRVDAPSQQVAVSAESCTLPTVNFLQQGVDVLKLVFRHTGLPGSSAAQITKLTLAVVDSSGAPLAAGDLFDRITIRRQNYLVGDLTPLSQDYSPQQISLSAPLNLNPEEIDSLYIEVSIKSAATASGFKLQISDSTCFVARDLNTGSPLLTITDTELASGTVFPIISSWSAFRFPAEPLFVCLNCIAPSSVAGGADMVPLISLAASYPISEQYSGVRLTGAIIKITDSGGLPLEPTNIFDRIGIRVDGGVMQYGSLLPLGAGMLRVPFGSSGEALAPGDSATVSLYADLRPDVPYSDFALEILALNDIFTADVSDSQHVPGATPAPNCSQEFPYMTAPISILMPAGRPVLLHSHQPVRMAPAGSRQVTLFEGSLTYNSLSPVGQVEIDGFGAQLIRRGEDGAGYNDSISVEAVHLLINGTEIGRDSLLANNAIDIEALNQFVISRGDSVAIKLTCDLTGTAPADNFVLSFADSSFLRLIDKSLASAVYTVLPGKTYPYEAGEISITAAELKSSFTNYPNPFNPVRSEITTIGYVLGEDAAVDIDIFTITGDLVFHVAGHAPRSAGSNQSDTWDGRNGDGHLVQPGVYFCQITANYLSGRVESFRRKIAVVR